From a single Labrenzia sp. PHM005 genomic region:
- a CDS encoding heavy metal translocating P-type ATPase: protein MSPKQKLSFSIEGMSCASCVGRVERGLSGLEGVTDVTVNLATESAQLTVDGAEHAATAINTLEQLGYPARIETLTLSIGSMSCASCVGRVDRALKAVPGVVEVNVNLAAETASISYAAGTVTPQVLMNTSAAAGYPATLVEAGATLDRSERKEEEALALFKNMIVAAVFALPVFVIEMGSHVIPGMHHWVNMTVGQQNSWILQFILTTIVLVGPGRSFYIKGFPALLKGAPDMNSLVAVGTGAAYASSVVATFLPGLIPDDVRAVYFEAAAVIVVLILLGRFLEARAKGRTGAAIQKLLGLQAKTARVLRGGEQTDVAIDALAIGDTIVVRPGERIAVDGEVIEGISHVDESMITGEPVPVEKAAGASVTGGTVNGSGSLQFKATRVGADTTLSQIIRMVEEAQGAKLPIQGLVDKITLWFVPAVMVTAVLTSLVWLIFGPDPALTFALVAGVSVLIIACPCAMGLATPTSIMVGTGRAAEMGVLFRKGDALQQLADVDIVALDKTGTVTEGRPELTDLVLADGFDRQTVLERIAAVESRSEHPVAEAIVRAAAINGGKQLAAEDFVSITGHGVSAFVSGQKVLVGADRLMIREGVEIESLRGQEEDLARRGRTALFAAINGQVAAVIGVSDPVKTSSREAIAALHAQGLKVAMITGDKLETAEAIAAETGIDTVIAGVLPDGKVAALNGLRKADMKIAFVGDGINDAPALAHADIGIAIGTGTDVAIESADVVLMSGDLRGVVNALEVSKRTMRNIKENLFWAFAYNTALIPVAAGVLYPALGVLLSPVLAAGAMALSSVFVLTNALRLRGIKPLMDERAAPKPQLTAPVPAAAE, encoded by the coding sequence ATGTCCCCAAAACAAAAATTGTCGTTTTCCATTGAAGGAATGTCCTGCGCGTCCTGTGTTGGACGCGTGGAGCGCGGTCTCTCCGGGCTCGAGGGCGTGACAGATGTCACTGTGAACCTTGCTACAGAAAGCGCGCAGCTGACCGTGGACGGTGCCGAACACGCGGCCACTGCAATCAATACGCTTGAGCAACTGGGGTATCCGGCGCGGATAGAAACACTCACGCTCAGTATTGGGTCGATGTCTTGCGCTTCATGTGTCGGTAGAGTGGATCGTGCTCTCAAAGCCGTGCCCGGCGTCGTGGAGGTGAATGTTAATCTCGCCGCTGAAACCGCCAGCATTTCTTATGCGGCGGGAACCGTGACACCCCAGGTGCTCATGAATACATCTGCTGCAGCAGGGTATCCGGCAACGCTTGTTGAAGCCGGGGCAACCTTGGACCGCAGCGAACGCAAGGAAGAAGAAGCGCTGGCCCTTTTCAAAAACATGATTGTCGCGGCTGTTTTTGCGCTTCCGGTGTTCGTCATTGAAATGGGCAGCCATGTCATTCCCGGAATGCACCATTGGGTCAATATGACGGTCGGACAGCAAAACAGCTGGATCCTGCAATTCATCTTGACCACCATTGTCCTGGTTGGCCCGGGACGAAGCTTTTACATCAAAGGGTTTCCAGCGCTGCTGAAGGGTGCGCCGGATATGAACAGTCTGGTCGCAGTGGGGACAGGTGCTGCTTACGCCTCTTCCGTTGTTGCAACCTTTCTACCGGGATTGATTCCGGATGATGTTAGAGCGGTGTATTTTGAAGCTGCGGCCGTGATTGTGGTCTTGATCCTTCTGGGGCGGTTCCTGGAAGCAAGGGCCAAGGGACGGACCGGTGCTGCAATCCAAAAACTTCTCGGCCTTCAAGCAAAGACGGCGCGGGTCTTGCGCGGTGGTGAGCAGACCGATGTCGCGATCGATGCCCTTGCAATCGGCGATACGATCGTTGTGCGCCCCGGTGAGCGGATTGCGGTTGATGGCGAGGTGATCGAAGGGATTTCACATGTCGATGAGAGCATGATCACCGGAGAACCTGTGCCAGTGGAAAAAGCCGCTGGTGCATCAGTTACAGGCGGCACGGTCAACGGTTCGGGCAGTTTGCAGTTTAAGGCGACCCGGGTTGGGGCGGACACGACGCTTTCGCAGATCATCCGTATGGTCGAGGAAGCACAAGGGGCGAAACTCCCAATCCAGGGACTGGTCGACAAGATCACCCTCTGGTTTGTGCCTGCTGTCATGGTGACAGCTGTGTTGACAAGCCTTGTGTGGCTGATTTTCGGCCCAGATCCGGCGCTCACCTTTGCACTTGTCGCCGGTGTGTCGGTTCTGATCATTGCTTGTCCGTGTGCCATGGGATTGGCAACACCGACCTCGATCATGGTTGGCACCGGCCGTGCCGCCGAAATGGGGGTGTTGTTCCGGAAAGGCGATGCGCTTCAGCAATTGGCAGATGTCGATATCGTCGCGCTCGACAAAACCGGAACTGTCACAGAAGGGCGCCCGGAACTGACCGATCTCGTCCTGGCTGACGGATTTGACAGGCAAACCGTTCTGGAGAGGATTGCCGCTGTCGAAAGCCGGTCCGAACACCCCGTCGCAGAGGCGATTGTGCGGGCAGCTGCCATAAATGGTGGGAAACAGCTGGCGGCAGAAGACTTTGTGTCGATCACCGGCCATGGCGTCAGTGCCTTCGTTTCCGGCCAGAAGGTTTTGGTCGGCGCCGACCGCCTGATGATCCGGGAAGGCGTTGAGATTGAGAGCTTGCGCGGTCAAGAAGAAGATCTTGCCCGGCGTGGCCGGACGGCCCTGTTTGCGGCCATCAACGGTCAGGTTGCGGCAGTGATCGGCGTTTCCGACCCGGTCAAAACCTCAAGCCGGGAGGCCATTGCAGCCCTTCATGCGCAGGGGCTCAAGGTGGCGATGATTACCGGAGATAAGTTGGAAACCGCCGAGGCGATTGCTGCAGAGACTGGCATCGACACCGTCATCGCCGGGGTGCTGCCGGACGGCAAGGTCGCTGCTTTGAACGGACTGCGCAAAGCTGACATGAAAATCGCGTTTGTCGGCGATGGGATCAATGATGCGCCGGCCTTGGCGCATGCGGATATCGGCATCGCGATCGGAACTGGAACCGATGTCGCGATTGAATCTGCAGATGTTGTCCTGATGTCGGGTGATCTGCGCGGTGTTGTGAATGCCCTTGAGGTGTCCAAACGCACGATGCGTAACATTAAGGAAAACCTCTTCTGGGCGTTCGCCTACAACACTGCTTTGATTCCGGTGGCAGCAGGCGTTTTGTATCCGGCGCTGGGTGTGCTGTTGTCGCCGGTTCTGGCGGCGGGTGCGATGGCCTTGTCGTCTGTGTTTGTCCTCACCAATGCCTTGCGATTGCGCGGCATAAAGCCCTTGATGGACGAAAGGGCAGCACCAAAACCACAGCTGACAGCGCCGGTCCCGGCGGCAGCGGAGTAG
- the cueR gene encoding Cu(I)-responsive transcriptional regulator, translating into MNIGDVARKSGLPAKTIRYYEDIGLVTLPRSENGYRTFRDIELHKLTFLGRARELGFTIEDCRTLLALYEDDGRESAQVKRVAEDHLQKIDEKIAQLQSMRGTLAHLVHECAGDHRPDCPILEDLAGEQG; encoded by the coding sequence ATGAATATAGGTGATGTTGCCCGCAAGTCCGGGCTGCCTGCAAAGACCATCCGGTATTACGAAGATATCGGCCTTGTGACCCTGCCGCGCAGCGAGAACGGCTATCGGACGTTTCGCGATATCGAACTGCACAAATTGACATTCCTGGGCCGGGCCCGGGAACTCGGATTTACCATCGAGGACTGCCGGACCCTTTTGGCCCTTTATGAAGACGATGGCCGGGAAAGCGCACAGGTGAAGCGGGTGGCTGAAGACCATTTGCAGAAGATCGATGAAAAGATCGCGCAGCTGCAGTCCATGCGTGGAACTCTGGCTCACCTCGTCCACGAATGTGCCGGGGACCACCGCCCGGATTGTCCGATCCTGGAAGATCTTGCAGGAGAGCAGGGGTAA
- a CDS encoding heavy-metal-associated domain-containing protein, whose protein sequence is MKFSVPDMSCGHCVAAIEKAITTFEPAAIVICDLENRTVTVDGPKNSEVMEKTLREAGYETAQLAVS, encoded by the coding sequence ATGAAATTCAGCGTTCCGGATATGAGCTGCGGCCATTGCGTTGCGGCCATCGAGAAAGCCATCACCACATTCGAACCTGCAGCAATTGTCATCTGCGACCTGGAAAACCGGACCGTCACGGTTGATGGACCGAAGAACTCAGAAGTCATGGAAAAGACACTCCGGGAGGCCGGATATGAAACTGCGCAGCTTGCAGTCAGCTAA